DNA from Papio anubis isolate 15944 chromosome 1, Panubis1.0, whole genome shotgun sequence:
agcagcctGAGCTAAGGCAGGAACCAcgtaaatatttcatgtaataattattattttagagataagatcttactctgttgcgcaggctggagtgcagtgctgtgatcatagctcactgcagcctccaacttctgggctcaaacaatcctcccatctcagcctcctgagtaggtagtaCTACAGGTACATgacaccacacccacctaattaaaaatttttctgttgagacagggtctccttatgttgcccaggtgggtcttgaactcctggactcctgcctcagcctcccaaagtgctgggattacaggcatgagccaccgtgcccagcttcaTGGCAATTATTCATAGGAAAACAGaattagggccaggtgcagtggctcacacctgtaattccaacactttgggagaccaagaagggaggattgcttgagcccagaagtttgaaaccagcctaagtaacaaagtgagacccccatctctagaaaaaagtaaaaaaattagctgagcatggtggtgtgcacctatggtcccagcttctcaggaggctgaagcaggaggatcccttgagcccaggaggtcaaggctgcagtgaactgtgttcacaccactgcactccagcccgaatggaaagtgagaccctgtctcaaacaaaaataaaaacgaatccagaaatagataaaaatgaaaagtattccttaaaactgaaaatcaattaatgaacCTAACTGTATATTAGGTTGGTGACATAACTACACACACAAAAGTATTATTTCAAACGTGTTTAAGACACAGTAATTTGAACTAATACATAACAAATAGGTTATAGTTGAATATCCTGAGGACAAAAAGAACCAcaagagtggctcatgcctgtaattccagcactttgggaggccgagggaggtggatcacaaggtcaagagtttgagaccagcctgaccaacatcgtgaaaccccatctctactaaaaatacaaaaattagctgggcatggtggtgggcacctgtattcccagctacttggaaggctgaagcagaattgctcgaacccaggaggcggaggttgcagtgagccaagatagcgccactgcactcccgtctgggtgacagagcaagactccatctcaaaaaaaaaaaaaaccacacaggaAACTCCCAACAGCATTCAGTGGTTTTTTACTATTAGTTGTGATATGGGCATTATAACTTTGAAACACCTAGCATGCAGATTTTGGTCTCTAAATACCATTTGCCACTAAAAGGAACCAGCGTTCCATGGCAAATAGCCAATTCTAGATTTGGAGCAAAAAAGAATGTACAAAGTGATCCTGGAGTATCTTATATcaagaaaattatcaaaactaCTAGggtcgccaggtgtggtggctcatgcctgtaatcccagcactttgggaggccaaggtgggtggatcacctgaggttgataattcaagaccagccagacccacatggagaaaccccatctctactaaaaatacaaaattagctgggcttggtagcacatgcctataatcccagctacttgggaaggctgaggcaggagaatcgcttgaacctgggaggcagaggttgcgatgagctgagatcgcaccattgcactccaccctgggcaacagagcaaaactctgtctcaaaaacaaaaacaaaaaacaacaacaacaacaacaaaaactactgGGGTcggccggtcacggtggctcatgcctgtaaccccagctctttggaagTCGGAGGTggcagacagcttgagcccaggagtttgagatcagcctggccaacatgacgaaacctgcCCCAAGGACCTTATTTAGATGCTGAGAAAAACAAGTTAATTTCAcaaatgtatttttgagacaataGGAGAAATCTGAACACGGACTGGGTATTGGGTAATATGAACaaattgttattaattttattagatGTGATGACTTCTGGCTACGTGGGGAAAAAGAGACacacgggccgggcgcggtggctcaagcctgtaatcccagcactttgggaggccgagacgggcggatcacgaggtcaggagatcgagaccatcctggctaacacagtgaaaccccgtctctactaaaaatacaaaaacttagccgggcgaggtggcgggcgcctgtagtcccagctactcgggaggctgaggcaggagaatggcgtaaacccgggaggcggagcttgcagtgagctgagatccggccactgcactccagcctgggtgacagagcgagactccgtctcaaaaaaaaaaaaaaaaaaaaagagacacacgTTGAAGTGTTTACCCACGAAATTTTACGTTGGGTCAAGGATTTAAAATACTCcactgaaaatttaaaagaccACACAGATAGAGGAAATaagatttatctttatattatacaatctacagttttacattttccattaaaaccttattttattttgtttgttttaaaattgaaaggCGCAAGACAGAACAGCTCATCCCAAGGTAGccaaaggaaggaaatcattTGAAAGACTCTCCTCCTGCAGCCCCGCCTCTGCCCCAGCGCCCCCAGCCCTTCACCCCTCCACGTCCTCACCTGCCGCCGTGGACTCTGCAGGACTGAGGTCGGAAGGAGGCGGGCAGAGCGGCCTGGTCATCTTCGAAGGAGAAGTGGTCGCCCAGAAAGTCGGGGCGGGAGAAAAGCTGAATCTGGAGGCAGAGAGGGGAGATGAGGGGAAGAAGGGCGATGGAGTAGGGCCGAGaacagtggggaggggagaggtttGAAacgaggggagagaagggagccCAAAGACTCCCTGTGGAGTCCCCGCCTTACCTTTGAGACGAAGTGCAGATCGTGCTCCCCGACCTGAAGGGAGGGGCGGAATTGAGAATTAGGGAGAGTGCCGGCCCCCTGCCTCCGCTCCTCTAGGTTTCAGTACTGCCCACCCCGCGGCCGCACCCTCGGCCCCGCCACCTCCCAAGGCCCCGCCCCGAGCGCCCAGGCAGGTCCTCCAGCCCGCTACCTCTGCGTGGGGGCGGGGCGCACCCGAACTCCAGGTCCCGCCACCGGGGAGGCCCCGCCCCCCCGCGGCCGGCACGCACCTGTAGGACCGGCTGTAGCGAAGCGAGGGCGCTGTTGCCCGCGCCCCAGTCCTCGCAGTTACGGTACACGCCCTTCTCCAGCACGTACTGTTCTCCGGAGAAGCCCACCTCCTGGTAGGCCACCCACCTGCAGGAAGGACGGGGCGCGGGTCAGCTGGGACAGAGCCTGCACCTCTCCTGGAACCGCCCCCGGCTCACCCGGGCCCAACCCGCTCCCGGAGCCCGGGTCACTTACACGCCGCTGAGCACGTGGATGGCCTGTGTGCTGGGGCCGTGTTGCACCAGCTCCACATCCGGCAATGCCTTGCTCACCTCCACGCCATGTCCCTCGAAGTCCATGGCCTCAAATAGCACGACGGCCGGGTCCCCAAAGTCCTGGGTTCCCAGGGACAGTCAGGTCTTTCCCGCCCACAAACCGAAACCCCTGGGAGTGCCCAGACCCGAGGGTCACAGCCCACCCGGGGAATTAGGGGTGAGGCTGACAGTACGGCCTGGAGAAGAGCAGCAGAGGGAAGAGAGGCTAGACCTCTGGGAACACTTCCAGGGAGAACACGGAGAGGGGGTACAAATTCTTCCCTCCACAAATTGTACTGGGGGAGGGCTGCCTGGGGCCAGGTGGGCCAATTGCCTTTGCTTACCGTCCGGATGACCCGGAGGGAGGTCAGCAACTCGTCATAGCCTCCCCAGTGTGACCAGTCTGGGTATTCCCCCTCCTCCAGCAGATACTGGTGGCCCCGAAAGCCCTCCTTCTCGTAGCCCACCCAGCTGGGAAAAGCAGAAGGACGGACAGGCAGGTTCAATCATAGGAGGCCCATGGATGAATGAGATAGCTGTCCCCACCCCTATGCAGCCCAGGTCACTCCCCACTCCCAAGGGTACAGGCCAGTGGAGGCGATGAAATGGAAGGAAGGGTCCTGAGTTCTCACCAGCCCCCGAGAACTCTCAGGGACCCCACAGAGGCCAGGTGGGGGCTCTGGCTGTCCTCTGGCTGCTGAAGGTTGTAGATGTCTTGGCTCACTTCCCAGCTGCGGCCCTGAAAGCCGGGGGCCTCATACACCACAGCCTGGGGGAAAACGGGTGTCAGGATGGCAGGGAGTCATCTGGACCCAAACACACTCAGCCAGCTCAGGAATGGCTCTGCCCAGCATCGGGCCAATGTGGCACCCCCCAGTCCTCCCACCTTCTCACTGAACTCCATCCCCTTACCCGATTCCTGTCTCTACTCTGACCTCTGACCTTCTTACACATCAAAAGCAAGTTCCCAGTGAGCCCATCAGGTCCCGTCTCCCTAGACCCAGCTTCTGGCCCCCAGTGCCCTCCTCTCTGGATTTCCTGTCCAGACCATGATAACCAGACACCTGCACCCCACCACCAAAGGCCCTCTTTGGCTCTTAAGCCCAGACTCTTACCCTCGGCTCCCCTGGCTTCTCCACATTTGGGCAGCCCTGCAGAGGAGACAGAGCTGAGACACCAGCCCAGAGATGGGAAAGACAGATGGGGCTGGGGATCTAGGATTTTCTTGATCCTGAGAACCCCAACCCCATGtcttccctcttcccccacctcTTAGGTTaatcctccctctccttccactCCCATTCCCAATAGCAGCTCCCAGGAAGCAGTCTCCAAGGGGTGCTGTTTTAACTTCATCCCCCGTCCCTTCCCACCGACTGCAGGACCATGTTACTTGGGACAAGGGGCAGAGCCTAGACCTCCTGGCCTGTGGGTGTGCCCTGTTCTTTACCAATCTCATGGGCTTCAGGGAGCCCACGCTGGGGTCCGATGTGCCCCAGGCCTCTGAGGTGGGGTACTCTCCAGGTTCCAGGATGTAGGGAGTGTCTTCAAATAATGGTTTGGGATACAGTAGCCACCTGGGGGAAGGCAGAGAGGCTGCTGCACCCCAGACTTCAAGGGACACAGATTGGCAGGTGGGAGGGAAGGTTTAGAGGGGAAAAGGAGGTTTTCTGGGGAGGTTCCCATCAGTCTCGTATAATCTCTTGCAGTAGCCACATTGGTCTCCCTTCCTCTGACTTTGCCTTCTCTAATTTCACACAACAGCTGGAGCATTTTTCTCTAGCATGCATGGAAAACTGCTTCAGCAACCCCAGTAGTTCCCTGTTAGCCTCACAATAAAACCCAGCTATGCAAAGAGGCTCTGCAATCtggcctcctccttctccctgggACTCAATTCTTCCCACTTGTTGCTCACACCGGCTAGACTGAAAATTTGAAGCTTAAccctctcctctctgggcctttgcatgtgctatTCCCTCTGCCAGATACACTCTTTTCCCCATTCATTCGGTTGACAAATATTTAGAagcatctgctgtgtgccagacCCTGCTACAGGCATCAGGAATAGAGCAGTGAACAAACATAcaaaatctctgccctcatggagcttagatTCTTGGCCAACTCATCCCGATATGGtgtctcctcctccaggaaggttTCTCTGACTTCCACACTCTGCCTCTCATGGTATGGTGTTTTTCTGTGCTCCCTCACCCCAAAAATCTGAATTGCTATTGTCTGCTTACTTGCCTGACCCCGCCAGTGGACTGAGCACTCCTGAAGGCAAGAACTGGGTTCTGTTacctctgtgtccccagcacccagcacagtgaaTGTCAAATGAAGAGATTCTAGAATAGACCAGACTCACAGTCCTGCAGAGACAGTGGCAGATGCCACCTGCAGGGGCTTCTCCAGACCCTGGGAATTCTTCAAGGCCTCTCTTAGCTTCACTTGCGCCCCCTTGAGGCCCTCCTCAGAGAAGAGGCTGATTTCCGGGGTCCTGTAGTCCTATGGAAGGAGGGgggaaattaaatatatataaacagctgcgtgtggtggttcacgcctgtaatcccagcactttgggaggccgaggtgggcggatcacctgaggtcagcagtttgagaccagctgaccaacaaggagaaacccagtctctactaaaaataaaaaattagctgggcgtggtggtacatgcctgaaatcccagctactcgggagcctgaggcaggagaatcgcttgaacctcggaggcagaggttgcggtaagccaagatcaagccattgcactctagcctgggcaacaagagtgaaactctgtctcaaaaagaaaagatatataaacaGCCCCCTTGGACAACACCCCGCCTCCCCAAGTCCATTTAGCCAGGGCTCCAAATAGCTTCTGGGAAAACCTTTGTGGCCATTCCCCCAGAGACCAGGAAAGTGACTAGGGTGGTCTTTGCAAGGTCAACCAGCCAAGCCTGAGACCAAAGCCCATGCGGGTCCCTTGCTGAACCTTTGGGACCTGGGACTAAAGTTCCTGGGAGACCCTGCAAAGTGCCAGGCCCATAGCCTTACCTCTGGGTAGCCTGACTTCCAGCCTGGTGGGAGGATGGGCAAGATGGACAGTCACTTCCTGAGTTCCAGCTTTGACCCCTCCTTTAGGTACGATTCCTGCCTCTGCCCAGACTGGCTTTGCCTGCACCTCATCCCAGGAAGCAGCAGATCCTCTTTGTATTCTGAGTGTTTCTTCCCCACCAGGACCattttcattcactcactcattcatcaaATATGTACGAAGCATCTACTGcatgcaaggcactgtgctaaggtCATGTCCTTCcctatctcatttagtcctcccAGTGGGTGTTATTCATCCAGTCACAGGTAAGGAAAGTGAGGCTTGGAAATGTTAAGcaatctgcccaaggtcacacagcttgtaagtagCAGAGCAGTATAGTTTTTGTTCACTGTTGCAACCTAGCACCTCCCATGTGCTTGGCACACAACAGGCGCCCAATCAATGCTGAATGAATCAAAGGAATCCAGAAACATCTGACTTCAAagcctttgcttttctcttgtagTCGTTACCTCCCACATGAAGTTAAATTTATTGTCAGAAGTTCACAATTAATTGTCTGTAAACATTTGCGTGTTTCTGGagaggctttgtttcttttttgagacggagtttcgctcttgttgcccaggctagagtgcagtggcgtgatctaggctcaccgaaacctctgcctcctgggttcaagcgattctcctgcctcagcctcccaagtagctgggattacaggtgcccgccaccacgccaggctaattttttgtattttctttagtaaagacagggtttcatcatgttggccaggctggtcttgaattcctgatctcaggtgacccacctgcctcagcctcccaaagtgttgggattacaggcatgagccaccacgcccagcctctggaGAGGCTTTGAAAACTGTCCCCTCCTCCTGGGCCACTGTCCTAGTTAAGGCTAATGAGCTCTCATCATCTCCTACCAGGAAGATTGCAACAGCTCTGGAATcagttattcattctttcattagaaacaaaaatcaggccgggcgcagtggctcacacctgtaatcccagcactttgggaggctgagatgggcagatcacgaggtcaagagatcgagaccatcctggctaacacggtgaaaccccatctctactaaaaatacaaaaaaatttagccgggcatggtggcaggtgcctgtggtcccagctactcaggaggctgaggcaggagaatcgcgtgaacccgggaggtggagcttgcagcgagccgagatcatgacactgcgctccagcctgggtgacaaaatgagactctgtctcaaaaaataaaaataaaaaaaagaaagaaacaaaaatcaaacaaaccaaaagaacCAAAATGCCTGATAGACACTGCTTTTAGAGTCATTGCTCTTCCTTCTGGTGTCAAGCTTAATTTTGGTAGTTTATTACTATGCTGTGAAAACAATATTGTTGTTTTCACTTTACAaacatgaaattattattattaattattattgttattttgagacagagtttcactcttgttgcctacgctggagtgcaatggcacgatctcagctcaccacaacctccgcttcctgagttcaagcaattctccagcctcagcctcccgagtagctggaattacaggcacctgccaccacacctggctaatttttgtatttttggtagagacgaggtttcaccatgttggccaggctggtcttgaactcctgacctcaagtaatcccccaacttggcctcccaaagtgctgggattataggcgtgagccaccgtgcctggtctttgAAATTataatgttaactttttaaaccACAGAGCCCTTCCTCAAAAATCAGAGGTGCCCCTTGGCTGGAAAGCACAGCCCATCCTGGTCTCCCTCCCTCCAGGATCCCTCTTTTCTCCACCTGGCAGCCAGCCAGTGGGATGTTTATAAATCCCTAGTCTGGTTATATGGCGTCCCTGCTCCAAACCCAATCCTCATAGCCTAGCTTGACTGTAAGTCCTGCAGGGCAGAGAGGGGATCTCCCCGCACTGCCCATTGCCTGGcactggtgcctggcacatattagaCATGAGTGAGGATCTGTGAGCAAATGAATGAGCAAACATGCCTGGCACCTCAGGTCTGACTGGGGGCCTGCAAGCTGGCCCCTGGGGGGCAGGTAACCCGAACATCCCCTCCCACCTCGTCTCTGCTGCTCTCTCCCCTTCCTGCTTGAGCATGCACTCAAACTTCCCAAGGCTGCTTTCCCAAGCTGAGCTTGGCCTCTGCCTGGGCTCTGATTCCTCAAGCCAGGCTGCCCATTTCCCAGAATCTCTTTCTTCCCCAGTCAGCTCCATGGTCAGGAATCTACAGAGCAGTCCATATGAAGCCCCTCTGCTCGCTACCCCCATAAGATCTCTCCCAGGAATttcttttgaaacggagtctcactctgtcacccagattggagtgcagtggtgcaatctaggctcactgcagcctccgcctcccgggttcaagtaattctcctgttcAAGtaagcctcccgagaagctgggattactccgctaatttttgtatttttagtagacacagggtttcaccatgttggccaggctggtctccaactcctgtcctcagccgatccacctgccttggcttcccaaagtgctggcattacaggcgtgagtcactgctcccggcCTCAGGGATTTCAACTCTAGGCACCGCGAGGCCGTCTCCCACCTGCGACTCACTCACCCAGACAACTCTCCTTAGGGAGCCGATGCCTTGGGGACTCCACTTTGTCTCTGGGGTTCTGAGTTCCATGTCTCCTTCAGGCAGGACCAGCTTCTGACCCCGGAACTCTGGCTCTTCGTATAGCACCCAGCTGTGGGCACAGAGATTCCAGGGTCACAGATGGGGAGGAGTATGTGCCCAGGGCTGCTGGGTAGCTGATGGGGTTTCTCCCAGGCTGGCCTGGTCACTTCTCACTCCCCTCTGCACCCCCCGGGGTTCACAGCCAGGTGCCCTGCTGGGCACTCCCCACTCACCAGCCTCGAACTACCCTTATGGAGGCTACGGGGGCCCAGCCTGAGGCATCAACAATGTCTCCCCAGACCTCCCTGCCACTGCCTTGGCAGCCAGACTCCGAGAAGAAGATCACCTGAGAAGGCACAGAGGGGTCCTCAGGCTCTCACCCCAGgcccctgcctcctgctgcccCCACCCGCTTGCCCCCACAACCCTACCTTTCCAGGCCTGGTGTTTGGCTTGCCCTGGGTCTTTAAGGCTGGGCTCTGAAACGGAGGCAGGTGATAAAGTAAGTCCTGTGGTGTCACCTCTTTCCTGCCTCCCCACAACCTGCCATTCCAAAGATCCCACATCCTCCCTATTGACCTCCACCCCCAAGGAGCTGGTGCATAGAGGATGCTCACACTTGTTCCCAACCCCTAGAGGACTCATCACCCTGTCCCAGGAGCTGGGTGCTCATCACCTGCCTTCCTCAGCTCCCAGGATCTTGGAGCCCCCATGCCCTTTGGAATCCACAGTACAAACCTCCCACAGTAGGGATAGGGagattgaggcccagagagatgtgGCTTGCACAGGTCAACTGAACCAGACTTCAGACAGAAGGCTCTGCCCCCAGACTCTGACTCCCAGCACCACTCTCTTCACACCACCCAAGGCCTCACTTACCCACTCCTCTAGGGGCAGGGCACAGGCAAGCTTCTCTGTCAGGGATGGTCTTTCACTGCAAAGCAGGGGCAACTGTCCTGGCACCTTCCTGAGCCCCGGTGCCCCATGGGGCAGCAGGGCAGATAGTTTTGTGCCCAGCGGTTCCGGGGTGGAGGCCtccttggtggcaggcaccagacTGCCGAAAAGAAGGCTGCCTCCAAGACGGGAAGTGGGTCTGGTGCCTCCCTGCAATTCCAACCCCAGCTCTAAGTGGGGGCCCTTGGTTCCTGCTACATGCTTCTTCATCATCTCTAGAGGAGAGCAGGAGACCTGGGTGGGCCTGGCAGGGTGGAGGTCCCAGGAGGGGTTGGGCCCAGCTTTCTCCTGCCTGCGCTGAAGCTTCTCGTCATCACTTAGATAGGGGTTCTctggttcctcctcctcctcctcctctttcttttccagtGAAGGCACCTCCTGGGGGCCGGGGCCCAGCACCCATGGCCCTGGCTGGTCCTCCTCAATGGCAGGCAGTGTGGCATACATGGACAAGTAGGAGGAGCGAGGGGCTCGTGGCAGCCGGTGAGTGCGGAGGATCTCAGGGGGCTCCATGCTCCGCAGGGTATCCAGAAATATCTCCAGGTCAGTGGCCAGGGccacctcatcctcctccctcaaTGTCTCTGGGCACGTCTTGCCCTCGGTGGAGTCAGAGACAAGCTGGGACTCCGTGCTGGCCTCTGCTCCTGTTGGCACTGGGGCAGGGGTGCCTCCTGGGCTGGGGGACACTCTGTCCACTGAGGAAGATGGGGCAGGGAGAACAGCAGGGTCCTGCACAACCTCTTTCTGGGTGAGAGATGAGATGGGGCTCCCTTCAGAGTCCTGGACCCCCTTGTCCTGTTTGGGGAGTGAGGTGGCAGGAGCAGCTGGGTCTTGAACAGTCTCTTCCTTAGTGAGGGGTGGAGCAAGGCTGCCTGCAATACCCTGGACAGCCTCTTTTTGGATGCTAGGGCTGCCTTCTGGGCCCTGGACAACCTCAGTTGACTTGGGGGATGAGGCAGCAGGAGCACCGGACCCCTGCACCACTTCTTTCTGGGCAGGAGATGAGGCAGCAGGAGCACCAGGGCCCTTCACGACCTCTTTCCGGGTGGGGGACGAGGCATCAGGAGCACTGGACTCCTGCACCACCTCCTTCTGGGTGGGGGATGAGGCATCAGGAGCACCGGGGCCCTTCACGACCTCTTTCCGGGTGGGGGACGCAGCCGCAGGAGCACCGGGGCCCCACACCACCTCCTTCTGGGTAAAGGTGAGGACAGGGACATTTTCAGAGTTCTGAACAAACTTATTGCTTGGGGACGATGGAGCAGAAAGACCTCCTGGGCTGGGGACATCCTTCCTTCTTATAGAGGATGGAGCAGGAGGTTGTTCAGGGACTGTCACACGCTCCCTCCTCACCATGGGCAGCACGGTGGCAGCAGGGGGGTCCACAAGCCCTTCCCTTTTTATAGGGGGCAGAACAAGGGGAGTGAGCTGGGTCCTGGCATGAGTGGGCACCACAGGCTGCTTTGCAGGGTGGGCTAGGCTTGGAGAGGGGACATGGGTCTGGAGTCTGGGAGAGGAGGGGACTGATGCTTGACCCTGAGAAGTCTGGAGAGGGAGCTCAGTGGAACTGGGGGCTCCCAGCACCTGCCAGAGCTCACAGGCCCTGGCATCCGGGGCTCTGCCCTGGTCTCGATCTGCACAGGCTGCAGGGACATCCTGATTCTTAGGCAGGTGAGCACTGGCTGGGATGCCTGTAGAGACCAGGGCAGAGCTGTCTTTAAGCTCTGCTGTCCCGGTCTCAGGCAGCTGCCTCAAGGCTGCCCCCACTGTGCTGCCCAGACCTGTGCTTCTCGGCACTCCAGCTGTGGGCCTGGGCAGGTGGCTGGCAGGGGGGCTGTGCCTAGCAGGTACAAGGTTACTTAGCACTTTCACAGCCTGGCTGCGGCTGGGCGAGCCTGGTGGGGAGCCCACCACCACTGGCTGCACCATGCGGGCGACCTGACGGCCCCGTGGCAGGGCCTCGCCTGAGGACATTGGCCTCACAGTCACAGAGCTGCTCACCCGCTGGTCCACATGACCTCTCACCACCGTGGTGGTCCGCACAGTGCGTGTCACTCGGTGTTCCTCGAGGCTCCGGGAGCTCCCACTGGTGAGACCTACACCTGGGTGGGGACTTGGCTCTCGGGGCCCAGGCAGGGGAACCAAAAGCTCAGTCCTGGCCATAGCTCCCACACGTGGGGGCTCAGTCCTGGGATCTTGGCGGCTGCCATCACTCTGGTCCACAGCCTCCTTCAGCCTCTGCTGAGGCCTTTTCTCCTTGGGAGGTGGTGTGTACTTCTTGGAAAAGATGGGTCCATGGCTCTGGAAGTTCTTGGAGCCAGCCGTATCACAAGGGCCCTGGCAATTCATGGTCTCTTCTTCCTGTGTTGCAAAGCCATTGACTTCCTCTCGACGGCTGAACTCAAACATCTCCTTCTGGGGGGCTTCCATCTGGGCCCCTGACACCAGGGACACCTTGTGAAAACCATGTTTGATCTCTTCCTGGGCAGGGGGCCGCTGCCGCCATGTCAGTGTGGCACTTACCACTCGGGCCTTGGCCCGGGCCATGGGCCCACCTGCCTCCTCCATGTGGGACCCTGGCAACCTGTCTGGAGGCGTCCTTGTCCCACTGTGGTCCAGCTCcctgcagaggaggaagagagatgagGGTCAGAGGGTGGTGAgagtggcttcccaaagtgcagaatAACCACCCCTAGCCCAGTCAGGCCAGGAACCTCAGGCAAATCGCTTGGCCTTTCAGGTCATTGCTGTCATCTGTGAAATCGGCATGGTAGTCTCAACTCTGATTTGGTTGATCAGAGCTCCTCATCCATCCCTCTCCCTGACTTTCAGGTGATCTCCTAGGTCAGGGTCCCTCAAAGGTGAAGCTGAGGACTGAGCCcagatggagagaaaagaaagaaggcagaaggGAAGATGCAGCTGACCTACAGGTCTATGGGGGCGCTGGGACTCTGCCCACAGAGCCCTAGGTCTAGTCCCCCAAGAGCTGAAAACT
Protein-coding regions in this window:
- the CRYBG2 gene encoding beta/gamma crystallin domain-containing protein 2 isoform X1 translates to MSVSVFAQAQAQSCSEWDIHVGGHGDLWIWKQQGISGGPAQCLGRLQRPAVGSAFDLASCASVEPESLALEVASGEPASARHPTYPEPAPEHGEQGPSGCTCQQSPPIAPEVPLRPEPPSNLEDAPLLPHPASFLGAEGTKGEPATPGTALPEPAQTLHTRPSSRRTRYYITVTLLGHRQAPGEEGKEPAQPAPHPCGPEESEGWWEPPHGPRPITGCQPAPLQEPQLRAQSHQGSTAQQQELQAGGTPGSPHRLELDHSGTRTPPDRLPGSHMEEAGGPMARAKARVVSATLTWRQRPPAQEEIKHGFHKVSLVSGAQMEAPQKEMFEFSRREEVNGFATQEEETMNCQGPCDTAGSKNFQSHGPIFSKKYTPPPKEKRPQQRLKEAVDQSDGSRQDPRTEPPRVGAMARTELLVPLPGPREPSPHPGVGLTSGSSRSLEEHRVTRTVRTTTVVRGHVDQRVSSSVTVRPMSSGEALPRGRQVARMVQPVVVGSPPGSPSRSQAVKVLSNLVPARHSPPASHLPRPTAGVPRSTGLGSTVGAALRQLPETGTAELKDSSALVSTGIPASAHLPKNQDVPAACADRDQGRAPDARACELWQVLGAPSSTELPLQTSQGQASVPSSPRLQTHVPSPSLAHPAKQPVVPTHARTQLTPLVLPPIKREGLVDPPAATVLPMVRRERVTVPEQPPAPSSIRRKDVPSPGGLSAPSSPSNKFVQNSENVPVLTFTQKEVVWGPGAPAAASPTRKEVVKGPGAPDASSPTQKEVVQESSAPDASSPTRKEVVKGPGAPAASSPAQKEVVQGSGAPAASSPKSTEVVQGPEGSPSIQKEAVQGIAGSLAPPLTKEETVQDPAAPATSLPKQDKGVQDSEGSPISSLTQKEVVQDPAVLPAPSSSVDRVSPSPGGTPAPVPTGAEASTESQLVSDSTEGKTCPETLREEDEVALATDLEIFLDTLRSMEPPEILRTHRLPRAPRSSYLSMYATLPAIEEDQPGPWVLGPGPQEVPSLEKKEEEEEEEPENPYLSDDEKLQRRQEKAGPNPSWDLHPARPTQVSCSPLEMMKKHVAGTKGPHLELGLELQGGTRPTSRLGGSLLFGSLVPATKEASTPEPLGTKLSALLPHGAPGLRKVPGQLPLLCSERPSLTEKLACALPLEEWSPALKTQGKPNTRPGKVIFFSESGCQGSGREVWGDIVDASGWAPVASIRVVRGCWVLYEEPEFRGQKLVLPEGDMELRTPETKWSPQGIGSLRRVVWDYRTPEISLFSEEGLKGAQVKLREALKNSQGLEKPLQVASATVSAGLWLLYPKPLFEDTPYILEPGEYPTSEAWGTSDPSVGSLKPMRLGCPNVEKPGEPRAVVYEAPGFQGRSWEVSQDIYNLQQPEDSQSPHLASVGSLRVLGGCWVGYEKEGFRGHQYLLEEGEYPDWSHWGGYDELLTSLRVIRTDFGDPAVVLFEAMDFEGHGVEVSKALPDVELVQHGPSTQAIHVLSGVWVAYQEVGFSGEQYVLEKGVYRNCEDWGAGNSALASLQPVLQVGEHDLHFVSKIQLFSRPDFLGDHFSFEDDQAALPASFRPQSCRVHGGSWILFDEKNFKGDQHILSEGEFPTLTAMGCLASTVLGSLQKVSLHFSEPSIFLYGLQCFEGKEIELSREVRSLQAEGFNNHVLSVRIKGGVWVLCEHSDFRGRQWLVGSCEITNWLTYSGTQRVGSLYPIKQRRVYFRLWNAALGGFLAVPDHVEDMKAGRVVVSDPRAGGSCIWYYEDGLLKNQMAPTMSLQVIGPPSPGSKVVLWAESRLPRQTWSISESGHICSQMFEGQILDVKGGRGYDRDHVVLWEPDEDRASQIWTIHVL